Proteins encoded by one window of Aspergillus puulaauensis MK2 DNA, chromosome 4, nearly complete sequence:
- a CDS encoding retrograde regulation protein 2 (COG:F,P;~EggNog:ENOG410PF8N;~InterPro:IPR003695,IPR043129;~PFAM:PF02541) translates to MAQSGDNAHLYGIVDMGSNGIRFSITDTSPSTARIMPTVYQDRAGISLYDAQFSGGSGTRLPIPAEIVEEVVGRLIRFQGVCEDFQVPRGNVYVLATEATRTAPNSETFRARIKEQTGWEVRLLSKEDEGRIGALGISSSSRAVAGLAMDLGGGSTQITWVIAKDGVVTTCPKGSFSFPYGAAALSARLKQAKVAGKKAEKALREEMKENFQKAYEELEIPQSLIESSKAEGRFDLYLCGGGFRGWGYVLMKQAGVSPYPIPIINGFRARREDFHNTAAVLHEVSDSEKIFGVSKRRASQVPAVAALIDVLMDALPAITHIQFCQGGVREGFLFDKLPQEVRAQDPLLAATMQYAPPSSDDIKRLLLSALPKNASPIESSKPPSSLSPQFLAAISNILFAHSRVPRESRTAAALHSTTTGLLASTNSISHAERAMMALILAERWAGDLAPTEEAYQKNLMQCVSAQEAWWCQYLGRVAGLIGEVYPAGRVSETHWRVQVETEWDQVIKKKEKRDLLRLKVQWNRDTAATSGITEHWLWDRVEKVEKAGKKKSWVRAYGVRLDVVVC, encoded by the exons ATGGCCCAATCTGGAGACAATGCCCACCTCTACGGGATTGTGGACATGGGGAG CAACGGCATCCGATTCTCCATAACTGACACTTCTCCGTCAACCGCCCGAATCATGCCAACGGTCTACCAAGACCGGGCCGGGATATCTCTATACGACGCGCAGTTCTCTGGCGGCAGCGGTACCAGGCTCCCAATCCCAGCTGAGATTGTCGAGGAAGTCGTGGGGCGGCTTATTCGATTCCAAGGAGTCTGCGAGGACTTCCAAGTCCCGCGGGGAAATGTCTACGTGCTTGCCACCGAAGCAACGCGTACAGCACCGAATTCCGAGACCTTCAGGGCCCGTATCAAAGAGCAGACTGGATGGGAAGTGCGTCTTCTATCGAAAGAGGACGAGGGGCGGATTGGCGCGTTGGGAATTTCGAGTAGCTCGCGCGCCGTTGCTGGGCTTGCGATGGATTTGGGCGGTGGGAGTACGCAGATTACGTGGGTGATTGCTAAGGACGGAGTTGTGACTACTTGCCCCAAGGGTTCTTTTAGTTTTCCCTACGGGGCTGCGGCGCTGAGTGCCAGGTTAAAGCAGGCTAAGGTTGCTGGAaagaaggctgagaaggcattaagggaggagatgaaggagaatTTCCAGAAAGCTTATGAGGAGCTTGAGATCCCGCAGTCTCTGATAGAGAGTAGCAAAGCGGAGGGGAGGTTTGATCTCTATCTTTGTGGTGGGGGGTTTAGGGGTTGGGGGTATGTCTTGATGAAGCAGGCTGGGGTTAGCCCGTACCCGATTCCGATCATCAACGGGTTTCGGGCCAGGAGGGAGGATTTCCATAACACAGCAGCCGTTCTACATGAAGTATCGGATTCAGAGAAGATATTTGGGGTATCGAAACGCCGCGCATCGCAGGTTCCGGCCGTTGCTGCGTTGATAGACGTGCTCATGGATGCCTTGCCAGCGATTACGCATATCCAGTTTTGCCAGGGAGGTGTCCGCGAAGGCTTTCTGTTCGACAAGCTCCCACAGGAGGTTCGCGCTCAAGATCCTCTCCTAGCTGCGACTATGCAGTATGCACCTCCGTCCTCGGATGACATCAAGAGGCTGCTCCTGTCCGCGTTGCCGAAGAACGCATCTCCGATTGAGTCCTCCAAACCACCTTCGTCCTTATCCCCACAATTTCTTGctgccatctccaacattCTCTTTGCTCATTCTCGGGTGCCTAGAGAGTCTCGTACTGCAGCTGCATTACACAGTACAACGACAGGATTGCTAGcctccaccaacagcatATCCCACGCCGAGCGAGCGATGATGGCGCTTATACTGGCCGAGCGCTGGGCAGGGGACCTGGCACCAACAGAGGAGGCGTACCAAAAGAACCTGATGCAGTGTGTCTCCGCACAAGAAGCATGGTGGTGTCAATATCTTGGCCGGGTTGCAGGTTTAATTGGAGAGGTATATCCAGCGGGCCGCGTGTCCGAGACACACTGGAGGGTACAGGTGGAGACCGAGTGGGATCAAGTCATcaaaaagaaggagaaacgAGATTTGCTGCGACTCAAAGTCCAATGGAATCGAGACACAGCGGCGACGTCGGGAATCACAGAACACTGGTTGTGGGATCGAgtggagaaggtcgagaaagctgggaagaagaagagctgggTCCGGGCGTATGGGGTCCGGTTGGACGTGGTCGTGTGTTAG
- the thiA gene encoding thiamine thiazole synthase (COG:H;~EggNog:ENOG410PF94;~InterPro:IPR027495,IPR036188,IPR002922;~PFAM:PF01946,PF13450;~go_process: GO:0009228 - thiamine biosynthetic process [Evidence IEA]): MSPPAAIFEPTVAPTGIKGKVVVPETTIAGGVSQTKLLDHFGGKWDDFKFAPIRESQVSRAMTRRYFQDLDRYAESDVVIVGAGSCGLSTAYVLAKARPDLKIAIIEASVSPGGGAWLGGQLFSAMIMRRPAELFLNELGVPYEEDPEMPNYVVVKHASLFTSTLLSKVLQFPNVKLFNATCVEDLVTRPAPSGSAQEVQIAGVVTNWTLVTLHHDDHSCMDPNTINAPVIISTTGHDGPFGAFSAKRLVSMTTIDKLGGMRGLDMNTAEDAIVKNTREVAKGLIIGGMELSEIDGFNRMGPTFGAMVLSGVKAAEEALRVFDERKAQCAE, translated from the exons ATGTCTCCCCCAGCTGCTATCTTCGAGCCTACTGTCGCTCCTACCGGCatcaagggcaaggttgTGGTCCCTGAGACTACCATTGCCGGTGGCGTCTCCCAGACCAAGCTGCTTGACCACTTTGGCGGCAAATGGGACGACTTCAAGTTTGCTCCCATCCGCGAGAGCCAGGTCTCGCGTGCCATGACCCGACGCTACTTCCAGGACCTGGACCGGTATGCCGAGAGCGATGTCGTTATCGTTGGCGCTGGTTCATGCGGTCTCAGTACCGCGTACGTCTTGGCCAAGGCTCGCCCTGACTTGAAGATTGCCATCATTGAGGCATCTGTATCTCCAG GTGGCGGTGCTTGGTTGGGTGGCCAGCTCTTCTCCGCGATGATCATGCGTCGTCCTGCAGAGCTCTTCCTGAACGAGTTGGGTGTGCCCTATGAAGAGGACCCCGAGATGCCCAACTATGTCGTCGTCAAGCACGCATCTCTCTTTACGTCGACCTTGCTCTCTAAGGTCCTCCAGTTCCCCAACGTCAAGCTCTTCAACGCCACCTGTGTCGAGGACCTGGTGACCCGCCCCGCCCCCAGCGGGAGCGCACAGGAAGTCCAAATTGCTGGTGTCGTCACCAACTGGACCCTCGTCACTCTCCACCACGACGACCATTCGTGCATGGAtcccaacaccatcaacgcTCCCGTTATCATCAGTACCACTGGCCACGATGGTCCCTTCGGTGCCTTCTCAGCCAAGCGACTCGTCTCCATGACTACCATCGACAAGCTCGGTGGCATGCGCGGTCTGGACATGAACACCGCCGAGGATGCGATTGTCAAGAACACCCGTGAGGTGGCCAAGGGTCTCATCATTGGCGGGATGGAGCTGTCTGAGATCGACGGCTTCAACCGCATGGGCCCTACTTTCGGTGCCATGGTTCTCAGCGGTGTCAAGGCTGCTGAGGAAGCACTTCGCGTATTTGATGAGCGTAAGGCCCAGTGTGCTGAGTAG
- a CDS encoding uncharacterized protein (COG:S;~EggNog:ENOG410PK4I;~InterPro:IPR039896,IPR012916;~PFAM:PF07808), with the protein MNNDQFRRLLLKNDQASKPKGAIPTGHSPTGDHASPKRGSSGGQTPAPATLGSRMRSSIPMTPRNLAAPNFAHQLAEYRRDGQNPHPSKKFKSSAAPKGTKLPTGYEDRAAARLRESEEEERKSANEQKLKELEEKLKKGLIDEGTFTRLRKELGVGGDLGSTHMVKGLDWDLLKKVRAGEDVEKVEKEETEAQGDGKSADEGESAEVDVDEEFDKALEDKSDEALPSAPKEKEKKKGSMAAPPVPSQKKTRDEILRELKASRAAAAPAEETPQEPALGARFKKIGDSKVEKKRFIEQDENGRRREVLLITDAEGKTKRKTRWLDKPGTTAPPTAGVAVPEKEAKPLGMEVPAEIAARNKAAQKEEEEEEDDDIFAGVGAEYNPLGDAGSDEDSSDSEEDGEVATKALQEPKKEATGEATKPRNYFATTTTEQEESVESDRATPLTRDPTLLAALKRAASLRQAGAAEDNPEEEGVDKETLLRRRKFIEEAQRREALDAMDMDMGFGGSRNDDDEDEEAVLVEPRGGTKRKRGPKKKKGDKDSASDVLRVMEGRKK; encoded by the exons ATGAACAACGACCAATttcgccgtctcctcctcaaGAACGATCAAGCCTCAAAACCCAAGGGCGCCATTCCGACGGGCCATTCACCAACAGGCGATCATGCCTCACCGAAGCGCGGTAGTAGCGGTGGGCAAACACCAGCCCCAGCGACGCTAGGTTCAAGGATGCGATCGAGTATTCCCATGACGCC TCGCAACCTAGCGGCGCCTAACTTCGCACACCAACTTGCTGAGTATCGCCGAGACGGACAGAACCCGCACCCATCGAAGAAATTCAAATCGTCTGCTGCGCCGAAGGGAACAAAGCTACCTACGGGTTACGAAGATCGGGCTGCAGCGCGGTTACgggagagcgaggaggaagaacgcaAGAGCGCGAACGAGCAGaagttgaaggagttggaggagaagctcaagaaagGTCTTATTGATGAAGGGACGTTTACGAGGCTACGCAAGGAATTGGGTGTCGGAGGGGATTTGGGGAGTACGCATATGGTGAAAGGGTTGGATTGGGATCTGTTGAAGAAGGTtagggctggagaggatgttgagaaggtggaaaaggaggagacTGAAGCGCAAGGGGATGGGAAGTCGGCCGATGAGGGTGAGAGCGCGGAGGTAGATGTGGACGAGGAGTTTGACAAGGCGCTTGAAGACAAGTCGGACGAGGCACTTCCTTCTGCgccgaaggagaaggagaagaagaaagggagtATGGCTGCGCCGCCAGTCCCAAGCCAGAAAAAGACACGAGATGAGATATTAAGAGAGTTAAAGGCGAGTCGGGCCGCCGCTGCTCCTGCGGAGGAGACACCTCAAGAGCCGGCCCTGGGAGCCCGGTTCAAGAAGATCGGGGACTCCAAAGTCGAGAAGAAACGGTTTATCGAGCAGGATGAAAACGGCCGTCGCAGAGAGGTTCTCCTGATTACAGACGCGGAAGgcaagacgaagaggaaaaCAAGATGGTTGGACAAGCCTGGGACAACGGCACCTCCCACAGCTGGCGTTGCCGTCCCTGAGAAGGAGGCAAAGCCACTAGGGATGGAAGTCCCAGCTGAGATTGCCGCTAGGAACAAGGCCgcccagaaggaggaagaggaagaagaagacgacgacattTTCGCTGGAGTGGGAGCTGAATACAATCCTCTGGGTGACGCAGGGTCCGACGAGGATTCATCCGACtcagaagaagatggcgaagtGGCAACGAAGGCACTCCAGGAACCCAAGAAGGAGGCAACGGGCGAAGCTACCAAACCACGGAACTACTTCGCCACAACCACCACGGAGCAAGAGGAGAGTGTGGAGAGTGACCGTGCAACCCCGCTAACCAGAGATCCTACTCTCCTTGCTGCCCTGAAACGAGCTGCTTCTCTACGACAAGCAGGAGCCGCGGAGGACAaccccgaggaagagggcgtcGACAAAGAAACGCTTCTTCGACGCAGGAAGTTCATCGAGGAGGCGCAACGCCGAGAAGCACTCGATgcaatggacatggacatgggaTTCGGCGGCAGTCGtaatgacgatgatgaagacgaggaggctgtGCTCGTGGAACCGCGTGGCGGcacgaagaggaagcgcggccccaagaagaagaagggggacaAGGACAGCGCGTCTGATGTGCTGCGCGTGATGGAGGGGCGGAAGAAGTGA